Proteins encoded in a region of the Populus alba chromosome 13, ASM523922v2, whole genome shotgun sequence genome:
- the LOC118046636 gene encoding LOW QUALITY PROTEIN: transcription factor GTE4-like (The sequence of the model RefSeq protein was modified relative to this genomic sequence to represent the inferred CDS: inserted 3 bases in 2 codons; deleted 3 bases in 3 codons) → MASGSVVEAGNEGGEVREKQRYTESKVYTRKAFKGPKRNSLTSTSTSTSTSTNNNTATTTAGNNNSNTNLTTTSTAAADNNNVNTTTTTAPSATETATVPTTTSTAATETAAAPATLSTTATKTATTAATTTATANETRDRDNNEELVEVRESEPVVVDNTNTAQQVQQPVSLSIVVSDDSLNLNRLEVQEVVPSVREKVVERGHAVGNGVFLKEGLDNKVKVDLLSRSKQEKRELKKKLESELALVRDLVKRIEAKEMQLGVGRLSNSRVVLVNDRVDNRLTRVNSEVGSVGVPRESTAILTPTPRQSRPLNQLSISVLENSLGVGEFVEKEKRTPKANQFYMNSEFLLAKDKFPPAESNKKSKLIGKKQGAGESGYGFGTSTKIFKNCSTLLDKLMKNKHGWVFNTPVDAKGLGLHDYFTIIRHPMDLGTVKSRLTKNWYKSPEEFAEDVRLTFHNAMKYNPKGQDVHVMAEQLLDIFETKWAVIKSDYDLEMRFAASYEVSIPTPTSRKAPPFVPPPLDMRRILDRSEXSMTYPIIDTRSRPKPITTTPSSRTPVPKKPKAKDPHKRDMTYDEKQKLSTNLQSLPSEKLDNIVQIIKKRSSALSQHDDEIEVDIDSVDVETLWXLDRFVTNYKKSLSKNKRKAELARSS, encoded by the exons ATGGCTTCTGGGAGTGTAGTAGAAGCAGGAAATGAAGGAGGAGAAGTTAGGGAGAAACAAAGGTATACAGAGAGTAAAGTTTACACTCGAAAAGCCTTTAAAGGACCCAAAAGGAACAGCctcaccagcaccagcaccagcaccagcaccagcaccaacAATAACACCGCCACCACCACCGCTGGTAACAATAACAGCAACACAAACCTAACCACCACTAGCACCGCAGCTGCTGACAACAACAACGTCAACACCACAACAACCACTGCCCCTTCTGCAACTGAAACCGCTACTGTTCCAACCACCACCTCCACTGCTGCAACTGAAACTGCAGCTGCTCCAGCCACTCTCTCCACCACTGCAACTAAAACTGCAACTACAGCAGCAACTACGACTGCAACTGCAAATGAAACAAGGGACAGGGACAACAACGAGGAGTTGGTTGAAGTGCGAGAATCAGAACCTGTAGTGGTAGACAACACGAACACTGCCCAGCAAGTGCAACAGCCTGTTTCTCTCTCAATTGTAGTTTCTGATGATTCCCTCAACCTAAACCGGCTGGAAGTTCAGGAGGTGGTGCCTAGTGTGAGAGAGAAAGTTGTGGAGAGGGGACACGCTGTGGGGAATGGGGTGTTTCTGAAGGAAGGGCTTGATAACAAGGTGAAGGTGGATTTGTTGTCACGGTCAAAGCAGGAGAAGAGGGAGCTCAAAAAGAAGTTGGAGAGTGAGCTTGCTTTGGTTAGGGATTTGGTGAAGAGGATTGAGGCTAAAGAAATGCAGCTTGGTGTTGGTAGGTTGAGTAATTCGAGGGTGGTGTTGGTGAATGATAGGGTTGACAATAGATTGACGAGGGTTAATTCAGAAGTGGGATCAGTGGGTGTTCCCCGTGAGAGTACTGCTATTCTTACTCCTACTCCTAGGCAGTCTAGGCCCTTGAATCAGCTTAGTATATCGGTGCTAGAGAATAGCCTGGGTGTGGGTGAGTTTGtggagaaagagaagaggacACCAAAAGCAAATCAGTTTTATATGAATTCAGAGTTCTTGCTTGCAAAAGACAAGTTTCCACCAGCTGAGAGTAACAAGAAGTCGAAATTGATTGGGAAGAAGCAGGGGGCAGGGGAATCTGGATATGGGTTTGGGACAAGCACTAAGATTTTCAAGAATTGCAGTACGTTGCTTGACAAACTGATGAAGAATAAGCATGGTTGGGTGTTTAATACTCCTGTTGATGCGAAGGGTCTTGGTTTGCATGAT TACTTTACCATTATCAGGCATCCAATGGACTTGGGCACGGTGAAGTCCAGGCTGACCAAGAATTGGTACAAGTCCCCAGAAGAGTTCGCAGAGGATGTGAGACTTACATTTCACAATGCTATGAAGTATAACCCGAAAGGGCAAGATGTTCACGTAATG GCAGAGCAGTTATTGGATATATTTGAGACCAAGTGGGCTGTTATAAAGTCAGATTATGATCTTGAGATGAGGTTTGCTGCCAGTTATGAGGTGAGTATTCCCACACCCACATCAAGAAAGGCTCCTCCATTTGTACCGCCCCCACTTGATATGAGGAGGATTTTGGATAGATCAGA ATCAATGACTTATCCTATTATTGATACCAGATCCAGACCCAAACCCATCACCACGACACCTTCTAGTAGAACCCCTGTTCCAAAGAAGCCTAAGGCAAAAGATCCACATAAGAGAGACATGACTTATGACGAGAAACAGAAGCTTAGTACAAACCTCCAGAGCTTACCTTCAGAG AAACTGGATAACATTGTACAGATAATAAAGAAGAGGAGTTCAGCACTGTCCCAacatgatgatgaaattgaagtgGATATTGATAGTGTTGATGTGGAGACTCTGT AGCTGGATAGGTTTGTAACCAACTACAAGAAGAGTTTAAGCAAGAATAAGAGAAAAGCTGAACTTGCCCGTTCAAGCTAG